One Phaseolus vulgaris cultivar G19833 chromosome 2, P. vulgaris v2.0, whole genome shotgun sequence DNA window includes the following coding sequences:
- the LOC137812812 gene encoding ATP-dependent 6-phosphofructokinase 3-like, which yields MGSSPNSKPKIVRGTAGYVLEDVPHLADYIPDTPTYTNPLQNNPAYSVVKQYFVHVDDSVPQKIITNKDSPRGIHFRRAGPRQRVYFEADDVQAAIVTCGGLCPGLNTVIREIVCALYHMYGVKKVLGINGGYKGFYAHNTISLTPKSVNDIHKRGGTILGSSRGGHDTTKIVDSIQDRGINQVFIIGGDGTQRGADRIFEEIRRRRLKVAVVGIPKTIDNDIPVIDKSFGFDTAVEEAQRAINAAHVEAESGENGIGVVKLMGRYSGFIAMYATLASRDVDCCLIPESPFHLEGPGGLFEFAERRLKENGHMVIVIAEGAGQELVSESIQSMHKQDASGNKLLQDVGLWISQKIKEHFSRQKTMNINLKYIDPTYMIRAVPSNASDNVYCTLLAQSAVHGAMAGYTGFTSGLVNGRQTYIPFYRIIEGQNKVVITDRMWARLLSSTNQPSFTIAKTISEEKREDEATGEQ from the exons ATGGGTTCCTCGCCGAATTCAAAACCTAAGATTGTTAGAGGCACCGCAGGTTATGTCTTGGAAGATGTTCCACATTTGGCTGATTACATCCCCGACACTCCA ACATATACCAATCCTTTGCAGAATAATCCTGCTTACTCAGTTGTCAA ACAGTACTTCGTTCACGTTGATGATAGTGTTCCGCAGAAG ATAATAACTAATAAAGATAGTCCAAGAGGGATACATTTTCGGCGTGCAGGACCTCGTCAAAGA GTGTATTTCGAAGCAGATGATGTTCAGGCTGCAATTGTGACATGTGGTGGTCTTTGTCCTGGGCTAAACACCGTGATTAGGGAAATAGTATGTGCATTATATCACATGTATGGTGTGAAGAAAGTTTTGGGAATCAAT GGAGGATACAAGGGTTTCTATGCTCACAATACTATATCTCTAACCCCTAAAAGCGTGAATGATATACATAAGCGTGGGGGAACTATCCTTGGTTCATCAAGAGGTGGACATGACACCACTAAGATAGTTGACAGTATTCAAGATAGGGGAATTAATCAG GTTTTTATAATTGGAGGAGATGGTACTCAGAGGGGTGCAGATAGGATTTTTGAG GAAATTAGAAGGCGACGTCTGAAAGTTGCAGTAGTAGGAATCCCTAAAACCATAGATAATGACATCCCG GTTATTGATAAGTCCTTCGGCTTTGACACAGCTGTGGAGGAGGCTCAACGTGCTATAAATGCAGCACATGTTGAGGCTGAGAGTGGTGAAAATGGCATAGGTGTTGTCAAGCTTATGGGCCGGTATAGCG GGTTTATTGCAATGTATGCTACTCTGGCCAGTAGGGATGTAGACTGTTGCTTAATTCCAGAGTCACCCTTTCACCTTGAAGGTCCAGGTGGACTTTTTGAGTTTGCAGAGAGAAGACTGAAAGAAAATGGCCACATGGTTATTGTGATTGCTGAAGGGGCAGGAcaggaacttgtttctgagaGCATCCAATCCATGCACAAGCAGGATGCTTCCGGCAACAAACTTCTTCAAGATGTCGGCCTATGGATATCCCAAAAGATAAAG GAACATTTTTCCAGGCAGAAGACAATGAACATAAATCTGAAATATATAG ATCCAACGTATATGATCCGAGCTGTTCCAAGCAATGCTTCTGACAACGTGTACTGCACACTTCTCGCTCAAAGTGCTGTTCATGGAGCCATGGCCGGTTACACTGGCTTTACCAGTGGGCTTGTCAATGGAAGACAAACGTACATACCCTTTTAT AGAATCATCGAGGGCCAGAACAAAGTAGTGATAACTGATAGAATGTGGGCTAGGCTTTTGTCTTCAACAAATCAACCCAGCTTTACGATTGCCAAGACTATCAGTGAAGAAAAGAGGGAAGATGAAGCAACCGGGGAGCAGTAA